The nucleotide sequence TTGTGTTGAGCGCGCGCTCGAACTTAACTGACTGACTGCCTGACTGGCTGGCTACTGTTGCTTGCTCCTATCACATACTTTGCTTCTATCTACATACgtgtaagtgtatgtgtgttgTGTGTTGTGTTCTGAGTGCTGTGTTGTGACTGCCAAGGCATGCCGTAAAAGTGGCGAATGATAACTTTTATAAAAGTCACTGCTGCAAGGATATGGCAGTCAGTCGATACAAAGCTATTGCGACGTTAGCACACAACCTTGTGCCGCGGCAGGAACTAAATTCGTCAACTTGTAACAGCGAAAGCAACAAATTCACTTGAACTAGCGTGCAGACGTAGATAAATAAAAACACGTGACTCTGAAAATTGTTAAGTATTTTGGCGCGAAAGAATTGAAAGCGCTgagaattgcatatttttgaaagaaaatattttttgatgaaaacttgAGGTGATTAGAAAAGACTTGTACGggaattttataagaaaaataaattttttaaatagttctGGTAAAAACCTACAAATATTGAACTTCGAAAATCAGAAACAATTTTATGAACGCTGATATAAGACAGATATTTTGTGCAGCTGGGGAAGACttataataaagacaaaaaGTAATTATGCTGGATTAGTGTGGAAATGAAAAGTTTGAGAACTTAAGTGGttgataattcaaaaaaaacagacttaaagaataaagaattttgatacataaaaaaaataaaaattctaaaactgaaaatatttaaaaggaaatgaaagttttacaaacaaagtttttgaactatataaaaattagcaaacgcataaaaacaaaaacaaatgaactATCGTGAAGAAGCCAAAACTTAACGCAGTTGCGAAATATCTCGGAAGATTATAAAagcgaaaattttttaagatctTAAATGAACTAAAGCGCCAAATATAACTCCAAAATTGTGGGtatatgaaactaaaaaaaaaaacttatacaaaaaatattataaaaaatttataataacaaaTCTATGAAAAgtttataacaaaacaataaaatattgtaataaatttatgaaatttttttaataaaaagactatgtaaaaaatgaaatgaaattacaaaattacaaattataaaaacaaatttaatgcaACCTGGAAAACGAGCGAAAAAAAACaacggaaaataaaaatttttaattaaaaatttaattaccaatataaaaaatttgatcaataaaaatttgctaaTCAAGCAGAGAGCTTTTGATATTGAAAgaacattttcgaaaaattagaaaaatatttttggagactTGGCacatctacaaaaaaaaaataaatcaatgatactaaaaattatttaaagcaatttaataaaaaaaacggatacaaattttatgcttaaaaaatgtttaaacaaaaactgaaatggtgatgaataaaattcaataaaattaaaatataaaaataaaaaaaattataatttttaactgaaaaattttataaaactctaattaaaaataaatgatgatAAATACTAATTAGTAAAAATCACACCAAAAACAAATGCGCTGGTAAAAAAGTAAAcactttttaaattcttttgaatattttttcaaaattcctcAACGAAAagacttataaaaaatataaaaaccaaacaaacttttttgataattaaaaaatttaaaaatttaaataataaaattaaaaataaaaatactttcttttttaattaaaaataatttaataaaatttaaaataatttttttaataaaattaaaaaacttcaaaccgACTAAAAAAGGAATTCCAAAAATTtcgcaaacaaaaaactaaataaataaaaaaactgcaaaaaaacaTCAACTCATCCCTCATCATGGCCATCGCTTACTTCATACCCGATCAAGCCAAGCTGCTGGCGGCCAGCAGCGCCCACAGTAGCCACAACAATTCTAGCGCcggtggcggcggcggcggaGGTGGCGGCAGTTCCAATAACACAAGTGCATCACCGACGGCCCAAACTCATGCGCAAGCAGCACACAGCCCTGGTGGCGGTGACCACACACACAACACAGCCCACCACAGcgccaataacaacaataacaactttcGCGCCAACATCACCATACCGCTGAGTGCCTACAGCGCCTCCACCTCCGCACATTCCGACGTTGGTTGTTGGGATTTGCTGACTCAAATATTCTGCCACGCATTGCGTTTCTGCCACCAATGCGAACACCATCCGGCGATTATACAAATATCATTGGAAATCAGTAGCAGTGGACCGACAGGAGCCACCACAGTGCAAGTAGATGCGCAAGCGGCGCCagtgcaacagcaacaacaacaagagcagCAGCAAACACACGAACCGTCAGTGTCGCCGATGCTGTTTGTGCATCCGACGATGGTGCCATCAAATGCCGCCCCACAGCATCAGAATCTGGTTGCCAGAGATGCGCAACGGCCGACGGCTGAGTGCTCGTCAGGTAGTGTTGAGACACCGGCGGCGGCGGCGGACGCGACTAACAGAAATCTTGAGCCTGGCACGCATAAGCCGCCTGCGAAGAGAAATTAAGgcaactgaagaaaaaaatatatgaaaagtgCAGATGAGTGCAAAAAATGCTGACAATACTTattttttgcaccaccttgcagCAACGCATCGAAGCTCCGTCGGTCGTTCGGAGGACAACTCTTGTAAAATACCATCATTAAGCTCAATCAAAGCGCATTGTGATTCCATGGAAAGTGACGCCTACTTTACATCAATTTATTTCatgttattcttcttcttttttgtgtTAACAAAAATTACACTCAACTAAAAGGCTATggtaaataaaattctaaatacaaaaaataggtggaaaaaaattcagtaaaaattaGTAACCCAAAAATTATTGCCTATAACTTCTAGACTTTTAAGTACTAATGAATAGCTCCAAAGCCTTACTGTTGAGCCACATTTTTGTGCAaatcttgttttgtttttttttttctacagctgaatttttgtttgtaaagcaaAGTCCGTTACTTTTTTAGAGGAGACCagtttttgaaaatgtatttttcacatttttctttttaaatataaatgaaagttttaaaatactAACCTAATATTAACTAAATGATAAGCGAATTGTGAGTAACTCGAAGTAATCTAGCGAAAGGTATTGAAAGGTCAGCTGAGCAGAATTTGTgtgacaaaatatttttatgaacatAACGGTAAAATGTCAGCAAACAGCAGTGTAACGGTTTCGGGTTGTAAATGTCAGTTCAATATGGCGCCAGCAGTAACAGCAgttcaaacatattttttatattttaaacaaattaggtTCCAGTACAGATGACTAGACTAATAGAAATTTTTAAGTCTTACGACCAACCAAAAATTTCGTATAAATAGaaagtttttttcataaaaaaaaataagtaaaataactaCGCAGCAAATACCAGCGAAGTTTTGTGTGTGAAATTTGGAAactaaaagaagaaattttagGAATTTTATTGCAAGTCTATTTCAAGCGAAGGAAGAAGTTTGCactgtaaaattagttttgtttgttaagagagaaattttgagaaagattttttttgttaagaaagcggtcacaaatttttttctctatttaattttgtgaagaaggaaattttaagcaaatttttttctctatttctttttttaagaaagaaattttcacacattttttatctcTATTTTTCGTgttaagaaagaaattttcaaaaaattttttctctatttcttttcttaagaaagaaattttcagaaatctttttttctgtattaatttttgcttagaaagaaattttcccagttttttctccttttatttttgttaagaaagaaattttcagaaatttttttctctatttctttttttaagaaagaaattttcacaaattttgtaTCTCTATTTTTCGTGTTAAGaaaggaattttcaaaaaattttttctctatttcttttgttaagaaagaaattttcagaaatcattttttctgtattaatttttgcttagaaagaaattttcacatttttttctccttttatttttgttaagaaagaaactttcacaaacttttttttctctatttatttttgcgagaaagaaattttaaaaaattctttttctctATTTCTTTTGTAAAGAAggaaattttcagaaatttttccttgtctttgtttttgtgaaggaagaattttcatatatttttttttgtctttttctttttgttaagaaagaagtttcctacatttttttctctatttttcttgttaagaaaaatgctttcacaaattttttttctctatttatttttgtcaagaAAGAAATTATCATAAATTTGTTTTCTCTCTTCTTTTgttaagaaagaaattttcacaaatttttttcccccaaaatcTTTTTATTGAACTAACTTAAAATTTACAGAGGTTTTTCAGACACTTCCTCGGAGTTTGAAGAAACAATTTGCAAGTCTgtagtagatttttttttttttggaattgcaattatttgaaataaaaatgctaaataataataccgtaaattttttaagaaacatttttcagaattaatatttttcaaaattatgctTTCCAAcatgacaaacatttttttcatataaaacaaGTAATAATTTCAGCATTTCAGAgggaaataaatgtttttcagaaatttccagtgactttcaaaaaaattcgactataaacatttttaataaaatacttgacttaaagattttaaataataatgcaaaaaattgtgtgtAATACTCttcagaaataatattttttcaaattatacaacataacaaacattttctttatataagaaaagacaattacaaagaaaattttattttttaagatcacagatattttttaaaaatccaacGAAAAAATTTAAGGTAATTATTTCTCTCTAAAAATAATTTGCACtcaatagaaatttattttcttaagccACTGAATGGAAACTATTTTGCTCTCCtaaaacgaaattgaaaaacaaaattatacacaatttacaataatagaaaatttcCCGTTTTCcggcatagaaaatattttcttctcctTCAACGAaatggcaacaacaaaattacgtactattttatagaaaatttccaGTTCTCctgtatgcaaaatattttcctcTCCTTCAAGAAgattgcaacaacaaaattatttaagttttatagaaaatttccaGTTTTCCATACTCCTTTTTCCATTTGAATGCATTAGAATTAAAATAAGgtaatttttacttgtttggagaaatatttttaaacttctaaaaacaaaaacacaattttaaataaatttattctacaAGAACTGCTTGTTTTTAtcgaatattttatgaaatgtatgttggaaaaaattaaattatatttttttttataaatattttgttttgttttgttttatatttttatttcttttttataacgaatttaagttttttgtttttatttatattttgtaagtaatttagtttttttattttatttacatttaaataatacaaataatttggtttatatttttttatatcttttataaataattaaaaaaaaaaaattatttactttgaagaaatattttcaattcatgtaagtatttattttatattttagaaataattataatttatatttttatttatattttataactaattcggtttatgttttaatttttttctttacaaatattttgaattttcgtcttaactttttttacaaacaatttgAATTCAGATTTTTATTCCTTTGCTTATacctaattttaattatatttttatttatatcctataaattattttagttcATATTTTggcttaaattttataaatattctaatttttcttcttatttatattttacaagtaattaaatttttttattttagtaaaattttataaataattttggtttataattttatttaaatttaatataaagtgttttttataaataatttcaattatttaaataatttattacacataattttaatttatttttttatgtttttttatattttataaataattttgaaataatttcttatttactttttagaaataatttatatacatttttttttttattcaataatttataattttatttcttttttgtaataaaaaaattcaatttatatttttaaattattccaaaaaccttaaattattgtttttaattctttataaaacaaattgttttttctttgttcactccactcagaagcatagggccttgacaagactcagtcttgcgttgatttcgttaatctatgttgctttctgacagggtaggtgattagcctgccggtgaagagaagagtaaataatttatacaatttttgatagaaacaaaattttctcctaaaattaatttttcaagtttttttcgcGGACTCAAGCTCTCTATAACACAATTAACATATTTCAGCaagtttacaatattttagagtaatttatttcttttacttaaaatttgtaGACTTAATtagaagcaaaaatatttcttccaacattttttttttaattatttggacTCATTTTTCAACAGAAATATTATCCTTTCTCGAAATGGATTTGGGTTTTTTCTGGCAATTTATAATATAAgttagaacaaaaaattaattttttagaaaatttttaaatatttttaattatttggttttattttgcttattatcttctgaaataaaaaaaatcagaaaaatatttttgcagaaatttctagatgtttaatttttttaagataataaaatCTCCCAAAACAAGAAGTATAATTTAAcatgcaaaaattttcaaaaaagaaataattttttttcggaaaCACATGAATTTATtcgccaaaaattattttatataattacatatagaaattcaaaaaaaattttctaaaatattttaacagaaATAGCTTgaatttacacaattttttgggGAAATATCCAACAATTGCCGAAATgaaagaaatacattttatatatttaatttttttaatgtgataaaattttcattttttttatgtgataaaattttcgaaaccAAGAAGTGTTATCACACATACAATAATACTCgggaaagaaataatttttttttgatcatGAGCATTTTTCTtcttacatcctttttgggtggttggccgagctccttctcccaTTTTTTGcattcgtcttgatgttgttccacaaatggagggacctacagtttcaagccggctccaaccggcagatattttttttatgagggtccttttcatgacagaaatacactgagCAGATTGACATTGcatgcattcggctacggcgaacgctgtaaaaattatttaatatatttttattttattttaattatgtgttacattttttttatttatataatataatattgtttttatatttttaatttattttatttcattgagcaaaacattttttttatggaaaaattccaaaatttctttcgcgcattctcaaaatttcttaaaacccGATTTCCAACGTAATTCatagaaattaatttctttctgacatttttttattctcagGAAAAGGGAAAAGCTACTCAAAGAGACTTTCAACATTTTCACTATTTCtataggaaaaacattttggaATATTTGCTTTAATTCAGTAATTTCTAATGCTTCATACGAAACTAGAGTTCTTACTACTGGAATTTAGAGAAAAACATTCAAAacttataacaaaatttcacataaaaaaatctAAGATGAACGACTTTGAAatacaattcttggattttttttttcaaaaaaatttctatgcCGAAATTTCACACACAAAATCTTCGATCAATCACAATTTTCAGAACTCTACAtaggaataataataaaactctgCTATCAAAGCGAAGTCATATATGAATTTCACTACTACTTATATGCATAACTACAATCTAATCCACGactaagtgcatacatacatacatacgcatatatttataaatatatataccacTTATATTTAAGAGctcacaattttataaaataatctatTGTCAATACTCAAACACTAAATGTCAAAtactttactaaaatttaactaCAGTAAACTACGAATAAATACTACTAGCCGCAAAAAAAATGccgataaaacaaaaatactaatacaaatacaaatacaaatacaaatacaaaaataaatagacaagcagcaacaaaaaataagcaaagcAAAAGTACAGCAGTggaacaaaagtaaaaataattgtacaaaatatttttaagaaaaccgAAACAGCCGTTCAAGAACAtagtacttacaaaaacaaaaattaacttacACTAAAATACTTATATAACCAAGGAAAGCACATTATATTTGAGGTGAAAAGAACTGGTAACACAAGCAAACATACTTTACAAGAAATTTGAGGCAACTAAACATAGctacatgtaaatatatatacttacTATTTACAGTTATCAgcaaaattcagaaatattcaaataacCGCCGAAACAAGCATTCATAGAAAATAAGCGaaagaaaactaaatatttttttttcaactcaaatttattataaatggaaaattaaacatatttttaaagcaatttcGATTAATCCTAATTTTTGGCAAATACtctgaaaattaattaaaaaaattattttagcaaaattctcgtttcacaaaattattataagcagttaatataaattttagtttgataaatttggaaaaattataattattgaaaattttgtaaatttatgttatgcaaagaaaatttgaaaaaaattagcatacaacaaaactaacatataattaatattttcataaataaaacataaaatttttataagaaataaaatttgtggtgtttttattcaattcatttgtaatttttttgatgtgATAACGTCtgataattcgatgtagccggctgcacgcaccaaaaaatgcggcgttatcttgctcaatcgtcgttatcttgctcatgcggcatTATCTTGTCCATGCGTCGTTactttgcttgaactgcaagcgagaacgcggaacgaacgacaaagaggcacaatgggcccccgcgttcggcaacgttcgacatcgggctctctcctacttgagtgagcaaatacttatatgtatgtatatgaattcatttatttgtatttgcatatgccttcttcctgtgtgcatggtaatgaaccatttctctgttgagaataggacgatgatagaaaaagtaggaaatgaaagagagtgtttcgagtgtaaagtgtcttgaaaaaggcaaatcgatgatggtgcctcttagtgttgttgacttattaacgtctgatgcacaatcgaaattgaacatattttccatgaatttgataaatgtttcgtcatgtttcacgtttgtgtaaatgtaacttgatcaattccattgcaattccatgtacctccttctctatatccatacaaaatatctatcaaacaaatataattagagttttcttttgaaaaatgcacctATTTCATCAATATTTCCTTATgatgttgtcacgttaaaccACCGTCAGTAAACCTGCTTTACAGAcagcttcttttctttttattcggTGTGCAACTATGTAAGTTCCCACTGTTTGTCAAtggatgccgccagcagtgtgtgctagtcgattctaacataacctaaacgtcataaaccaagcttaggcatatggtaaacaacctgcttcgacacattagtgattttgttctGGTATCAtacacttttggttttgtgaaaatatcgtattttgtgccgaataatcgtcatttgcgggagctgttgattttcctctttcattcgaaaaaaaaacggcggctgaagcgcatcgagagctacaaaaagtttatggagatgctgctttaagtgaaacaacgtggcGATATTGGTTCCCgtgcttcaaagacggtgattttaacgTTGACGACCGTTCGCATGAAGGaaagccaaaaaccttcgaagacccTGAATTGAagacattgctcaatgaggatccgtgtcaaatgcaagaagagcttgcttcagtattagaagTTACTCGCCAATCCATTTCGAAGCGATTGCGGGCTTTGGGAATACTTCAGAAACAGgcgacttgggttccttatgagttaaaaccaacgtcgttttttcgcctgtgaacaactgctccagcgacaAAAAAGGAagtgttttcttcatcgcatcgtgacgggtgatgaaaagtggatccattacagcaatccaaagaaaaaaaagtcatggggactgacCGGTCATACTTCTACCTCGTCCCCTCGgctgaatattcacgctgcaaaggttatgctatgtatttggtgggaccaagttggtgttatttattatgaactgttaaaaccaagcaaaaCCATCAGTTTGGATCGGTTTCGACTTCAATTGAagtgattgagccgagcactgcgcgagaagcggccgtaatacgcggagaggcatgaaaaagtggttctacagcatgacaacgctcggcctcacattgccaaacccgttcaaacctacctggaaacactgaaatgggaaatcctaccccacacGCCACATTCtctagatattgcgccgtctgaTTATTACCTATTcagatcgatggcacatggtctagctgaccagcagttccattcagatgcagacatcaaaaaatgacttgatccgtggatagacTCAGAAGATGAGCAGTTTTAGCGCGAcgatatacgagatctaccagaaagatgggaaaaagtagtagccagcgatgggtaatactttcaatgattcacttgtaactatTTTTACAGAATAAAGCTGTATTTtcgttcaaaacaaaaacaaaaaaaaaagacatcgaGAACTTAGCTGCGCATCTcataaaggatggttaaattttaagggccgattccgaatgtaaaccacacctaaacgttaaactcttttctgcacttcatttgacattttttaatttcagtctaattcaatttgaaccaaggaaagatacataatcgaggaacgcgttaaagttattcaggcttattatgaaaacgggcgttcaaatcaaaatgcatatcgcgcatttCGTGATGAAAATCCTCttaagtgatgaggcacattttcccctcagtggattcgtcaataagcagaattgccgcatttgggcgaatgataatccaagagtgattgccgaaaaaccaacgcACCcccaaagagtgactgtttggtgccgtttatgggccggcggcatcattgggccgtattttttccaaaatgaggccggtcaggcagttactgtgaatagcgtTCGCTatagtgagatgataacgaactttttatggcccgaattggcagatatggatgtggacgatatgtagtttcaacaggacggggccacttgtcacacagctaacgaaacaatggctcttttgggcgaaaaattggATGGCCGattaatctcacgtcgcggcgatgtcaattggccgccaagattatgtgatttgacaccgctggacttctttctttggggttatttgaaagaaaagatttacgtcgataagccagcaagaattcaagagctaaaggatgagataatccggcacattaacggcatagaacttcaattacgcc is from Anastrepha ludens isolate Willacy chromosome 4, idAnaLude1.1, whole genome shotgun sequence and encodes:
- the LOC128861919 gene encoding cell death protein Grim, which codes for MAIAYFIPDQAKLLAASSAHSSHNNSSAGGGGGGGGGSSNNTSASPTAQTHAQAAHSPGGGDHTHNTAHHSANNNNNNFRANITIPLSAYSASTSAHSDVGCWDLLTQIFCHALRFCHQCEHHPAIIQISLEISSSGPTGATTVQVDAQAAPVQQQQQQEQQQTHEPSVSPMLFVHPTMVPSNAAPQHQNLVARDAQRPTAECSSGSVETPAAAADATNRNLEPGTHKPPAKRN